The DNA window ATTgatagtttttcataaagaaatagtgtaagttaacttttgaggataaattagacattaaattcacaacctatatgaaatgttaagggcttatagacaagaaaatgatggtattacactctaaagtgtgtcaagtgacttaagttgacgaaaaattggataaaatagctgTTGAAGCCCACGTTACCCTCCTTTGCAGGCCATATGAAGCTCCAAAATTATCCCAAATGAAGGTTGTACTAAATTGTGTTGTCACGAACCATATGATTAATTGCCCGGTTTCCGAAATTGCGTCTCTGATCAAGGATGAGCATGATGGGGTAGAATTTGTTGGGACATTATGTGATATGCACTGTTATAAAAGTCTCCGTTTAGGTATCGCCTAGATGTTAGGCGGTTGGTCGTTGTCACGATTAATATCTTGACgtttgaaaaataagaaagatgCCTAAACATGTCTATGGGCCCGCTTAGCCCGTCTAGACTTGCCTAGACCGCCTAAGTCGcactctcacttagacagaaaatagacatAACTTCCATTATACATTTTATTTGTCAAtgaattgtaagagacttgttggatactaaataaacactcattatatgtttgttccccatattttcaatttgttttactactttataatttatatgtcattctgtttgtaatttatgtattccaatacaattatatttttaaagtataaaataaatagacatttatatatatatatatatatatatatatatatatatatatatataaaataaatttagttaaaattaaaaaaagggcgTAGACTCTAGGCTCTTGTCTGCCGCTGAATTATCGCCTaatgttttttagaaccttggtgaTATGTTGTTACAGGTTTATGCAGAAAACAAATGTTTGAAGAGTCTGTTGGGGTATTTGGTTATGTGGGTAGGAATGGGATTGAGATTGGAGAAAGGTCCTGCATTGTGCTTTTGCTTGCATTGAGGAAATGTGGACGGGTGAATTCATGTTGGAGGTTCTTCGATCGAATGGTCAAAAAGGGTATTCGGACACGGTTCTTAGTTAAATATAACACCCTTTTGAAAAAAATCGTATCAGTTGTATCAGTTGTTATGTAGAGTTGTCTCTTGGAAAGCTATGTTTATGAAGAGATGTCTCTCTTTAGAAGTCTAGGGTTATATCTGTAATTCTTGGATATAATTCAAGGGTTGTGTCCACTATGTAAAGGTGCTATTgcaattatatatatagttcAGTCCATGTCTGTAACCAATTGAAAAGGTAATTCAGTTCTCATATCCATTTTCCTCCAACAAGATGGAGATGGCAGACATCGTGGTGATGCAGAGTAAAGGCATTGACGTAAACCTGGTATTTCATACGCTAATGGAGGCGTACTGCAAAAAAGGGATGATGGATGAATCACTGAAGCTGTGGGATGTCATGGAAAAGAAAGGGTTTCAACTTGTGTTTACGTACAGCACTACAGCTAGCGCGTTGTGTAATTTGAACAGGAATGAGGAGGCAAACGGTTTGATGTTCGCAGTGGAAGAAAGAGGCGTGGCTCCAAACGTCGTGTGTTTCACTATTCTGGTTGACATATTCTGCAAGTAAGGAAACTTCGGGTATTCAAAGGTATGAAAAGGAAGGGGGAGAGACCTAACATTGTCTCATACAATGTTCTAAACGATGGATATAACAAGAACGGTAAGATGAATAAAGCTCGTAGCTAAAGAAGGAGACGGAAAACAAGGGTTGATACCTAATACACGTACGTTGAATACACTTCTACATGGCGAATGTGTTGATGGCAAGGTGTATGAGGCACTGAAATTATTTCGTGAAATGCCTGGCAGAAATTTAACTCAAAAGTGTTGTCACGTACACAACTATGATTTCGGGTTAGTCGAAGAATGGGAGAACACATGAAGctcttaaattgtatgatgagATGGAAATGGCAGGCCTCACACGGTCACACCTGATAAAAGTCTATATCGTTCGCTTGCAGACTTAGTTGGcattgttggagcaatattagaaaatatgaaaaataacaatataatttcaatgataataatcataaagaaattcacaacatcaattatatatgagattaatataaacaactagagagaaagttagaaaaactgacaaacttggagattgaggcttgcataaatgcaatgtcctaaagacaaaatttcgtccctactattgtgcttgtagttcggtagACGTCTGTCTCCCagaattcaacaatctataatctgaagtcaaagcacttcaatcttcggattTTAACGAACTTCATATAttcgtactctcaagacacgactcggatTTCTACTAAGACATTGGAGAAAACTCTTCTctattttttaattctattagACAGATGGGATGCTTGAGTTTATATAGAACTCAAGGCACCCTTTTAAAACATTATGACTGTTGCCTAAAGTTCCAACGAACAGATACAACTCATGaatttgatttcaattatgacacatgactcttatttttcattcataaaaaaaaaattaaacattataatattaaatataatatataatttccaacaatcccccacatgaatgaaaaattaggaagaatttgagagtacagGCGGACATGAGATGCATCGAGAGAGGTGtgttttggacttgaacctaccctagtgaatacttatcggatttacttgGTGACGTAGTGGATATGGAATCTTCAACTGTTCACCGTAACAGTAAACCGAGACAATAAGCAACACACATCACTAATCCTAATATATTTCAATTCATACGGTTGtcttcattttggtcctgaatAAATCTTggattcatgagagctttagagaatttagccatctcattctcatagaagtgacccacttctactctcacataggtgacctaattaagaatagtctgctctattcctcttatttataagatatcactgtcattaagtataaatatacacCCTAAAACTTATGTAGACAACACACTTCTTCCACCGTAGGAATGAGGTATATAGTGTGTTAACTTCTTTGAATCATGcccaaccagtttgcctattgaacttagaccatgggatctccaatcaactaaATTAGGTTTCCGCCCAGCTAATTCATTAGTTGTGTTGGTTTTATCCTCATTCCCCTCAATGATCAACTTACTCTATAGTCTAACCTTTAATAATTGGATCCACCACTAGGTTGACTATTATTAATGGTGTGCAAAATCCATCTTATGAAATTTTATTTCATATGAGAGTAATTGTTTTCCAATGTTAAGTCCTCGAAACATATGTTAGGACTTATTCAATAATTTGCTAACACTAGAAAGTAGACTTTccccacatttaaggtatttgTAAGAAAGTCTCTAACCTTACCATACCTTAAACAAGTTATCCATAATAAGAGATATTGCTTATTATCTCTTTTAAATGCAGATTACTCTTCCTAATTTAGACATTGTTCTTTGCCTTATTTGACAAGCCATCATAATACATGCATGTCCATTCATATGCTTACTTAATAAGCATCATCATGTCTAATACATTTTTCCAAATATCACACATTTTAGTGTCTAGTCTTTTCTTTTCCCAAAGACCGACACACTTCCAGTGTATAATTCCTCTCACATTAAGTGTCTAGTATTTTCCTTCCCCAAAGACCCCCACACTTCCAGTGTGTAATTCCTCTCAAATGAATTTCCTTTGGTTACATCCATGACTAACTTATCGTAAAATCAATCGTCTTCTTTTGCTAGTGCTTGTACTAGTCTCACTTCCTTTGCAAGTCGAACACTACACTAATTACTAGCAACGCTAGTGTCTAGTGCCAATTACTAGTTTGAAACTGCTTCTCTATAGCAGTAATAACGCATTTTTGCAAAGAGTTGCAACGGCTTGTAAAAATAATCACGTCAGCACCTTCTTGTGTGGTTTTCTGCACGTGTTTTCATAGCTCTTTTCAAACCGCACATTCATGATATTtcttcataaataaataaaaattcgtGGTCATTTCAAATTAGAATCAAGCAACTACGTTCCCTTTGGTAGAAAAATCAAAGGGCATTTGACATACGAAACTTTTCTGATTCAATAACACATCTCCTTTCTGGAAAAATGATCCATTTCATGAACTGCTATGTATCTAGTACACCACTTTGGCGTTCACTTGGCCTTAACCGACACCTTTCTTCATATAACGGAGACAAACACTGAACATGAATGGATCTCATAGTAATTGTAGCAACCACATAATGAAAATCATTATCACAGTATCTTTCTGGACACTATGATCTCATAATAATTGCAGCAACACATGATGGAAATTGTTATCACCGTATCTTTCTGGAAACTAGAATGTCCAGCTTTTCTCTATCCCAAACTACCGTAACCGAGATGGTTATAGTCTAAAAAGAACCAAACTAGTGACCACGACATCTGTGTCCGTAACCAGTGACCGAATGGTTCATCAATTCGTCCTTGTGCTCATTTTGTTTGAGAAAACTTGGAGACCTTCTCATATTGTTTGGCATCTGCAACCAAGAGGGAGCAGTATATCGTCCCTTAATCGACACCTCTTTTCAGTATATGCAGAAACCGACCATACTTCAGCTTGGGATATAAAGCACTTATGCCTAATCCTGGCTTCGATGAATTCCAATGATGCAACGATTTGCATCTTTCAGTGATTACTTGACATATTTGTTTGAACAgataaatttttcaaatgaagagTCACGTTTACCTCCCCAATCATATAACTGACTGTTGGTTAAAAGCACCGAATGccttttcaagaaaaaaaaatttgacaaatttAAACACCAACCAAGCATCAGCCTGATATATCAAGCCCAGATATGGCTTCGTTAAAACATATGCAGTGGTTTGCATCTTCCCTATCAAGACATGATTTGTCTCGATCATGAAGCCACCAGCTTCCATTTTAAATAATGGGATTTGTAATAATGTATATCAATTTGATTCTGTTAGAGGAATCACTCCATTACAACATccttaaaaaaatcatttaacagGCACAACGGTTGGCAAGATTTTGAATTGGCAAAACCAATCACATATCACAAGATCTTATCGCCATTCTCATGTCTAATTTTTAGAGTATTGAACCAACAACAATAACGTTAAATGGCAAAAAGCATTAAATAAACAATACCTTAGCAAACTGCCCATGTCGTTCTTAATGAAAATCAAGAACAATACCTTCACAGCAATATGCATGTGCTTCAAGGTCTAaattttaaacaacattttCACTAAAATATATTCAAATCATTCTTTTCTACTTTCTCAAtataattttttcttaaatccaTTTTTTGTCTTCTAATTATTGCATAAGGAAAAATATGTTTTTagattgttggagcaatattagaaaatatgaaaaataacaatataatttcaatgaaaataatcataaaaaaattcacaacatcaattatatataagattaatataaacaactagagagaaaattagaaaaatgacaaatttagagattgaggcttgcataaatgcaatgtcctaaagacatAATTTAGtccctactcttgtgcttgtagttcggtagAAGTTcatctcccaggattcaacaatctataatctaaagtcaaagcacttcaatcttcagACTCTGACGAACTTCATATATTTCGTACTCTCAAGAACCGACTCGGATTTCTACTAAGACATTGGAGAAAACTCTTCTctattttttaattctattagACAAGTGGGATGTTTGAGTTTATATAGAACTCAAGGCATCCTTTTTGAAACATTATGAGTGTTTCCTAAAGTTCCAACAAACAGATACAActcatgaatttgaattcaaCTAGGACACATGactcttatttttcatttataaaaaaaattaaatattatcaTCTGCCACATCCAACTGCAGTCTCAccattttggttttattttggtCCTTCGACGCCAACAGCAACCGTCCCAAAGCAGCTACAACCGAAAGTGCCAGCACCACCAACCTGAGAGGCACATAGAGGGGTGGAAGTTGGATTGCAATTTCTGACTGCGCCATCAAAATATAGAATCCGAACTCGAAAATTTTCCAATGAAAATTGGAATGGAGTTGAAAttctgaaaaattaaaaaaaaaattatagttaTTTACTAAAATGAGGTATTTTGTAATCAAAACttatttttagcatgttcactGTTAGTTTAGTCTTTTAGAGGcattttattcacatttttatgtaattatacacatacaaattaaatgataatatatatttaaaaaaaataaaaaattatactcttatatttaaaataatgaACATATTAATATACTACAAAAGTAATTAGATTTATACATAAGTACTACATCGAagttaagaaaaaataataaattgcaTAGGCGAAAAAGTTTATGAATATCTAACAACTTGTAAAATATTTGGAGAACTCTGAATTACGTTTTGAAATTTCTGAGATAACTCTAatctaaaaattcttaaaattccGGCATGAACTGTACTTTTGGAATGGAAATTCGAACCATATTTTCAATCTAATCCTTCCAAAGCATTCAAAGATGAGAATATTCGTTGAGAAATTGGTTGTTCTAATGACCACAACAACCGGGTGTTGAACTAACCAAGGCAGTTGACGTAGTGGAGATGGTGATGGTAAGGTGGTGGCGGTGAAAGCATTGGTGTAGTCCATCAAACACCATACCACCCACTTAAGTGTAAAATATCGTCGCAGATGGCACTTATCGTCGTGACGGAAAGCAGTCATCTTTATGCATCTTGATGCGGGTTTGAttctcattaatttttcttctcTATTAACTAACTATTTAACTCGCtgatctataaaaaaataaaagtaaaatataatACAATATGGTCCTAATAAATGAGGATGTTAGTATGGATCGGTTTGCTTTTTGAAGATCCATTAATACCCGCTAAAAAACACATCCTAAAACTCtaattctcctcctccttgttcttttgctttgacaaaaaaacaTGTCTCGGAAAACCTTCAAAACCTTGAAGAAAGCCTTCCCCACGGATCCCGCTTCGATATCGAACCAAGAAACCGCCGAGAAGATTGCCAAAACCCTAATCAAATTAGGCCTTCAACCCCTCAAATCCACCTCACCATCTCTGCTATCCAATCTCAACCCCCACGTAACCAACCTCGTCCTCTCAAACCCACTCGTCCCACCCCATTCTTGCTTGACCTTATTCAACTTCCTCCAAATAAATCCTTCCCACAAACCCAATCTTCAAGCCCATGCAATCCTCATTCGCAGGCTATATAATGCTAGAAGATTTGCCCAAATGAAGATTGTACTGAATGGTATCGTCACGAACGATAATCCTCGTTTCCCGGTTTCCAAAATTACATCTCTGATTGAGGACGAGCCTGACGGGGTGAAATTTGTAGGGACATTGTGCGATATGCTGTTTCGGGTTTATGCAGATAACAAAATGTTCGAGGAGGCAATTGGGGTTTTTGAGTATGTGGGCAAGAATGggttggagattgaagaaaggTCATGCTTTGTGCTCTTGCTTGCGTTGAAGAAATGCGGTCGGGTGGATTTGTGTTTGAGGTTTTTCGATCAGATGGTCGAAAAGGGTGTTCGAATCACGGTGTATCCGTTGACGCTTGTGATGAATGAGCTTTGTAAGAGAGGAGAGGTTGAAAAGGCCAAGGCTTTGATGGGGGAAATGGCCGGTACAGGGACTAAACCTAATGTTTTTACATTTAACACGCTTTTGAAAGCGTACATTGAGAGGAAGGATTTTGAGGGTGTCAATGAGATTTTGAGGTTGATGGAGAAAGATGGTGTGGGTTATAATGTGGCAACATGCACGCTTTTGATTGATTGGTTTGGTAGTTCTGGGAAGATCGAGGATGCGGAGAAGGTGTTTGAGGAAATGCGTGAGAGAGGGATACAACCCGATGTGTATGTTTATACTTCGATTATTAACTGGAATTGTAGAGCGGAAAATATGAAGAGGGCGCTGTTTCTGTTCGACGAATGTACTCAAAGGGGATTTGTACCGAATGATCATACTTATGGGGCGTTGATTAATGGCGCGTGCAAGGCAGGGCAGTTGGAGATGGCAGACATCTTGGTGAATGAGATGCAAGGTAAAGGCATTGACGTAAACCAAGTTGTGTTTAATACGCTGATGGACGGGTACTGCAGAAGAGGGATGATGGATCAAGCTCTAAGGCTGCAGGATGTCATGGAAAATAAAGGGTTTCAGCTTGATGTGTTTACTTACAGCACTATAGCTAGCGGGTTGTGTAAATTGAACAGAAACGAGGAGGCAAAGAGCTTGTTGTTCACAATGGCTGAGAGAGGTGTGGCTCCAAACGTAGTGTGTTTCACTACTCTGATTGACATATTCTGCAAGGAAGGAAACTTCGTCGAAGCAAAGCGGGTATTTCAAGATATGGAAAGGAAGGGAGAGAGACCAAACACTGTAACATACAATGCTCTAATTGATGGGTATATTAAGAGAGGAAAGATGAAGGAAGCTCATAAACTGAAGGAGGAGATGGAAGACAAGGGGTTGATGCCAGATATGTATACGTATTCATCGCTTATAAATGGCAAATGCATTGATGGCAAGGTGGATGAGGCTCTGAAATTGTTTGACGAAATGTCTCGGAGGGACATACCCCATAATGTTGTGACATATACAGCAATGATCTCAGGTTTGTCGAAGGATGGGAGAACAGAGGAAGcatttaaattgtatgatgAGATGAAAAATGCAGGCCTCACGCCTGATGACAGAGTATATCATTCACTTGTAGGCAGCCTTCATACAGCCAACCCATAGCTCTACGACGAAACTATATTATTGTCTTCGTTAGACGATTGGAAATGGATCAATTACTTGAATTTGAAAGAATGGTTTTGAAGTCAATACGCCAATTTGTATAAGCTGGTTTCTGTCGAAACAAGATGACGAAAAATAACCGCCACCCCTCAATGAGGAGTGCTAGCTTTTCAATATAGAAGATGTGAGAAATATACAATTAAGTTACAGTAAAGAGTTTCACCTCTTCTCTAGAAGAAAACAGAGAGTCAACATTACAACTTTGAAGCATTGAAACCTAGCCTATGCTAGCGCAAGGTTTTGATCCTCGAGCCTAAGTTGTTCATTCGGACGTTCTTCATATTCCAAGCCACAGCTTGCTGTACATTCACCTCCAAAAGCCTGGACCTCAACAGCTGAACTCCAGATTTCCTTAAAAGATATCAGGAATCTGAACTGGCGGAGTAGATACCATAGCCAGGTGCTGCATTTCTAAACAAGTAAGGGACCATAAGCCCCGAGGCCTTGGCTACCAAGGGATTGCTTGAGCTTCAAGAATGCTCGGCTCTCCAACTGCCGCACCCGCTCCTTGGACAATCCAAACATGTTGCCAATCTCTGAAAGTGATCTCTGCTTGCCATCTTCAATGCCAAATCTTAACCTGATAATCTGTCTCTCTCTTAAGTTGAGGATGCCTAGAAGGTGGCGCACATGTTGCCTCATAAGCTGCTTTTCTACACTCACATGTGGGATCTCAGTCCCAGTGTCAGCAGTTATCTCCTGCAATTATGCAAGAAAAGATGTCTGGTTCTTAAACCGTTGGAGGATCCATGCTCAATATAGCCCAACAAATTGCATCATATTTAAAATTTCACTTGCCTACGGCAATATCATCGAGACAAATATGAGAAGCAAATCGAGACAACGAGAATCTTTACCTGGAAAGTGGTGTCTTGGTCTGCCCAGACAGGTTGTTGCATTGAAAGTGGCATTCTTGTAGAATATAGCAACTTCTGCAACTTTTCAACTGTAATTCCAACTCGTCTCGCTAGTTCTTCTTTGTTTGGGTTGTGATTTCCTTCCTGAATACATGATTTCTTTGCCTCTAAGACTTTGCCCAGGAGGGTGTACACATTTTCCTGTGAATAAATTATCGGTTCTCTGTCATACTCAGTAAAGTACCTTTTGTTTGGACATGCTATGAAATAGTTAACTTTTGAGTACAGATTTTAatggaaacaaaacttttcTTTATCAGCATATAATCAATTTAAACATTTTCATTTTATTCAAAAATCCCGTGTCGGGAGACAAATTTTCGGAACATGGTAGCAGTTGACACAAAGTATACTCTGAAGAAGAATGTCAGTGAAAAGTAGGGACTGGAAACGTGGTTTCATTACCGGCAAGCGGATGGTCCTGGAATGTTGAAATATGGCCTTCCTAACTGTTTGCCTTATCCACCAGTATGCATAAGTAGCAAATCGGCAACCAGCTTGAGGTTTAAACTTCTCAACACTCTTCATAAGACCCATACTTCCCTCCTACAAAAAGATAGAGCCTTCATTAGTTGTACTTCAAAATCTATGCGACAACTGTATTGGGCCTTATTGTAAGAATCTTAATTCTGCTCTTTTTGGTTCAATTAAGTTTTTGAAAATGATACAAGTTTTTATAGCCTTTCCTATGCTGTCAGCAATCAGATAGAGCATCCGCTTAGTATTTTTCATACTGGAAACTGCTGACATTCATTAGGATGATCGTAAAGGATACCAGCCTGTACAATGGATACCAACATGTACAATAGTTGCTCTGTACAGAATACAGATGcacaaatttaaaattaaaatctggTATGTAGGACTTGCCAATGTAATTTGATGAGATAGACGATGCTTTTACTGCATTTaagcacaaacaaaaaaacttttGCGTACAAGTCAAATCCTTCAGTAAGATGTGGTCTGTGTAGCAGAGGCCCTCAAGTCTAGCCCTACATGACtatataacaacaacaacaacaacaaagcctcaTCCTACATGACTATATAAACAATAAGAAAACATGTTCCAATGAAGTTACCTGCATTAAGTCCTGAAGGCCAAGGCCTCGTCCTTGATATTGTTTAGCAATGTGAACCACCATACGTAAGTTAGCATAAATCAGCTTTTCACGGCTGCTGGTACCAGAGCGAAGCTGTGATTTCAAGATCTGACAACTAATTCCAACAGCTTCAGCCCATTCAACCAAAGTTGGTTCACGACCAAACTGTGATTGAAGTCTACTCTTCACTTCTTCTAACTTAAATAAATCCTGTTACAAAATTCGACACATCAATGCAGCAAAGACCCGTCAAAAACAGTAATTCCGATATTAGATCTTAGCAGACAGAAATGACTTAGATACACACCTGAACTTGGGCAATCAGTTCAGCCTCTTCCTTGGCAGtcaaaagttgttttgtttCAGGACCCCACAAGAACAACCGCAGGGGATCATTTGGATTTAATCCTTCGTTTATCTTTTTCCGCACATCTGAACTTGTAGGACCGTTAGTCTCATGAATTAGAACTTTTGATTTAGAGACCCTCTTTTTCTTCAGTCGCCTGCGCCGTCTCTCTAGAAGTCGGGCTGACCTTACAGTTTTCTCATCCTCAACCAGCCAGTTATCCAAACTACACAAAACTTTTGGATTCAGTTGCAAAGCAAATTGATAGGGTAATAAAAATCAACAAGTAATACGAAACTGACCCCTCAGAAACAGAGTCATCAAAATCATCTCCCATTGATTTGGAGTCTTCAGCAAATGAGACTGCTTCTTTTGAGGCTGACAAAGCTTTCTTAGCCAGCGCAACTGCGTCAGAGGGCTTGATGTCCATATGCTTACTGGAAGCAGTGGTAATAGGCTCCATAGTTAAAAGTGCGGACGACTTTACCCTTGTTTGTAAAGATGAAAATCTGCAAAGTAGAAACAACAAGGATGCAATTTGGTTGTAAAATGCAATCACCCAAGAAAAAATGATACAAGTAAAAGGgaaagtagaaaaaaaaaaaaaaaaagaaaaaaaaaagcagagtTTTATTCATCTTACACATCTAAAAGACCAGAGCGGTTAAGCAATTGGTGCTCAGAGTCCTTCACCAACTGGTAGAAACCATCAATCTTTAAATCTTCATTGAGAGAGGCCCTAGCCTCTATCTGCATCCTATCTAACGTAGCCTTTTTTATGAACACAGGAAACAGTAATGAATTAGGAGTTTCCCAAGACACAGAGATAGAATATGAGTCCAGTTTCTAAGAAGTAAGTAATCCCAAGTATGCATGTCGAATGGTAAATGTGCAAGAAACATGAATCCTCACAGATcttgaattataaaaaaatcaatggtGGCATTTTAGAAAGAAAGGTAGTATCATCAATAAGCATAATTTCAAACAACGGAAAACAGAAGTTTAAGAAGTTTTCCACCATTGAGGATTACACAAGTTAGAAGCAGTGCAAGTCTAAAGCAAAAGTCTGATCTAAGTAACATGCATTTCATATTTGCAGCAGAAGTCTAACCTGAGatgttttctcttctttcagTGCATGCAATAGAGGCTTGAACTCATCGCGCTGCTCTTGTAGAAGAACCGAAGTTGGAAAGTGTCGAGCTACAAATGTAATCGGCACAGAAGTAACTGCAGGAGTTGCTTGCTCGTGAAGCATCAACACTGCAAAATATGAGTGCCAGACAAGCCTGATGTTAACCAACAATGCACAAAAAGGGGCTCAACTATCCTTAATTAAATATCTATTTTGATAATCACTATTAGAACAATCTGCACCTCTTCAGTAGCTCTTGGAGTAGCAGATTGTCTAAAGACTAATTTAAGTAACTTAAGGCCCCGTTTAataaccatttcatttttaTGCTTTAGTTTTCATTTGTGTGTTATAGATGGAGATAAAGTATTGATAGAAAGGGGACAtgaagaagggtaaaggaaggATAGTGGAAGAAACGTGTATTGGATTGACAcacaaactgaaaaaaaaactaacaattttgaagttttttttcgcATTCAAGTTTTCATATAATCTCCTTCATTTCTCCTTCCTCCCTTCATCCTTCTACATTCCTCATTTCTCTCGTATACTTTCCCTCTATCCGTCTAGcacaaaaaactaaaactaaaactaaaacccaaaaacgaaatggttatcaaacgggcCTTATCATCTCAAGACATTATCATCTAATTTCTGATTCTAGAACCAATTCTCCCGTAAAAACATCCAGGATAAACCCACATCTGTTCACACTTTTCGAAATCAAAGCTTCAGAGCACAAATCAACACACCTATGCATGCAAGAGAGCAAAAATaatctttcccagaaatgcTCCAACAGAAAAAAGTCCAAAAACATCCTCTACTTCCAAATGTAGCTGTGGCATCAATATTTTCCAAGTTCAAAACGActaaaatcaaacaaaacaaccaaataTCCAAAACACACAATCTCAACATACCCAATTGCCGTTTCGGGCTTTAACACAAAAACCTATACTTCCCAACTCATAATTATGTCCCAGTTGCTGAATTCCAAGAACTATAAGCATACCCAATATCCCAGTAAATTCCCAGAAAGCAAACAGATAAATTTACGAGTAAGAAACACGAAAGTTACGAACTTTTTTACCTGaggtggaggaagaagaagaaggagaagaaggaagaggatgCCTGAGGTGGGTTGTGGAAGGaaaggcagaggaagaagagagaaaatgcCTCCCAACCTCCATTGAAATTGGAACAACAAAAAATAGTTAAAATTATACTCCTGGGTAGTGGCGCATTCAGGTGAAGATGGTTTGTATTCTTCTGGGTTGCTGGAGTGCCGCCACGTCTATGTGCGCGTTCGAGCTTGCAttggttttgtgtgtgtgtgtctgcaGATAACGTTGCAG is part of the Malus domestica chromosome 12, GDT2T_hap1 genome and encodes:
- the LOC103423353 gene encoding pentatricopeptide repeat-containing protein At2g32630, producing MSRKTFKTLKKAFPTDPASISNQETAEKIAKTLIKLGLQPLKSTSPSLLSNLNPHVTNLVLSNPLVPPHSCLTLFNFLQINPSHKPNLQAHAILIRRLYNARRFAQMKIVLNGIVTNDNPRFPVSKITSLIEDEPDGVKFVGTLCDMLFRVYADNKMFEEAIGVFEYVGKNGLEIEERSCFVLLLALKKCGRVDLCLRFFDQMVEKGVRITVYPLTLVMNELCKRGEVEKAKALMGEMAGTGTKPNVFTFNTLLKAYIERKDFEGVNEILRLMEKDGVGYNVATCTLLIDWFGSSGKIEDAEKVFEEMRERGIQPDVYVYTSIINWNCRAENMKRALFLFDECTQRGFVPNDHTYGALINGACKAGQLEMADILVNEMQGKGIDVNQVVFNTLMDGYCRRGMMDQALRLQDVMENKGFQLDVFTYSTIASGLCKLNRNEEAKSLLFTMAERGVAPNVVCFTTLIDIFCKEGNFVEAKRVFQDMERKGERPNTVTYNALIDGYIKRGKMKEAHKLKEEMEDKGLMPDMYTYSSLINGKCIDGKVDEALKLFDEMSRRDIPHNVVTYTAMISGLSKDGRTEEAFKLYDEMKNAGLTPDDRVYHSLVGSLHTANP
- the LOC103423352 gene encoding RNA polymerase sigma factor sigF, chloroplastic isoform X2, which produces MEVGRHFLSSSSAFPSTTHLRHPLPSSPSSSSSTSVLMLHEQATPAVTSVPITFVARHFPTSVLLQEQRDEFKPLLHALKEEKTSQATLDRMQIEARASLNEDLKIDGFYQLVKDSEHQLLNRSGLLDVFSSLQTRVKSSALLTMEPITTASSKHMDIKPSDAVALAKKALSASKEAVSFAEDSKSMGDDFDDSVSEGLDNWLVEDEKTVRSARLLERRRRRLKKKRVSKSKVLIHETNGPTSSDVRKKINEGLNPNDPLRLFLWGPETKQLLTAKEEAELIAQVQDLFKLEEVKSRLQSQFGREPTLVEWAEAVGISCQILKSQLRSGTSSREKLIYANLRMVVHIAKQYQGRGLGLQDLMQEGSMGLMKSVEKFKPQAGCRFATYAYWWIRQTVRKAIFQHSRTIRLPENVYTLLGKVLEAKKSCIQEGNHNPNKEELARRVGITVEKLQKLLYSTRMPLSMQQPVWADQDTTFQEITADTGTEIPHVSVEKQLMRQHVRHLLGILNLRERQIIRLRFGIEDGKQRSLSEIGNMFGLSKERVRQLESRAFLKLKQSLGSQGLGAYGPLLV
- the LOC103423352 gene encoding RNA polymerase sigma factor sigF, chloroplastic isoform X1 — its product is MEVGRHFLSSSSAFPSTTHLRHPLPSSPSSSSSTSATFGSRGCFWTFFCWSISGKDYFCSLACIVLMLHEQATPAVTSVPITFVARHFPTSVLLQEQRDEFKPLLHALKEEKTSQATLDRMQIEARASLNEDLKIDGFYQLVKDSEHQLLNRSGLLDVFSSLQTRVKSSALLTMEPITTASSKHMDIKPSDAVALAKKALSASKEAVSFAEDSKSMGDDFDDSVSEGLDNWLVEDEKTVRSARLLERRRRRLKKKRVSKSKVLIHETNGPTSSDVRKKINEGLNPNDPLRLFLWGPETKQLLTAKEEAELIAQVQDLFKLEEVKSRLQSQFGREPTLVEWAEAVGISCQILKSQLRSGTSSREKLIYANLRMVVHIAKQYQGRGLGLQDLMQEGSMGLMKSVEKFKPQAGCRFATYAYWWIRQTVRKAIFQHSRTIRLPENVYTLLGKVLEAKKSCIQEGNHNPNKEELARRVGITVEKLQKLLYSTRMPLSMQQPVWADQDTTFQEITADTGTEIPHVSVEKQLMRQHVRHLLGILNLRERQIIRLRFGIEDGKQRSLSEIGNMFGLSKERVRQLESRAFLKLKQSLGSQGLGAYGPLLV